In Aphelocoma coerulescens isolate FSJ_1873_10779 chromosome 3, UR_Acoe_1.0, whole genome shotgun sequence, a single window of DNA contains:
- the C3H1orf115 gene encoding required for drug-induced death protein 1 — translation MTVGARLGAKVRCRFSRRGPGDDQVSILPGEEEEAAAAGAGGSAGAPRAAALQEEEEEGVGCRKVHFAVLPGSYEPLRPPRAPGKRPYGKRLKKYGKNVGKVLQKGCHYLVVGLQGLAAAYSAPFGVSAHVASFVR, via the exons ATGACGGTGGGTGCGCGCCTGGGCGCCAAGGTGAGGTGCAGGTTCTCCCGCCGCGGGCCCGGTGACGACCAGGTCTCCATCCTGCccggcgaggaggaggaggcggcggcggcgggggccgggggcagcgcgggggccccgcgggcggcggcgctgcaggaggaggaggaggagggcgtCGGGTGCAGGAAGGTGCACTTCGCCGTCCTGCCCGGCTCCTACGAGCCGCTGCGCCCGCCGCGGGCCCCCGGCAAGCGGCCCTACGGGAAGCGCCTGAAGAAGTACGGGAAG AACGTCGGGAAGGTTCTGCAGAAGGGTTGTCACTACTTGGTGGTCGGCCTGCAAGGATTAGCAGCAGCCTATTCTGCTCCCTTTGGAGTGTCAGCACATGTGGCATCCTTCGTCCGCTAG